One Thalassotalea hakodatensis DNA segment encodes these proteins:
- a CDS encoding collagenase, whose translation MKTPQQILCAGLAVSACLSYTAFANEQITPNILSKTSAKPLLTSHAAKQLQDSKQQDISPPRQISPKQFELLLQTKQTLNDHYRSDPKTLNRSMRSPIKAMQSSGCTNANELQSLSDGALVNAVVNGDLTSCLYGLFDANLVGTSVFSDQSLQTIADAITDLLSTGYDGTDTTKAAQLEKLVIYLRAMFWAEWGTNRVFDSQFTNTLEQAFNLYISGENFVNYNGEATRDFMVRYEMLILLRSSGTNNLPYLTRLTESLLGYASTVNRADDWGVYYEENGVTQILTHLFNTSSEDASALEQLVQNQPELLTNLSSFVLNEGQWLVGHTREYQWGDSVNELARFLKFGGTIADTVRPAIITILNNYDYQGAGSMGWLKAQTAVIAYDSQNCDLYGNACSFDLEATILSGSHTCSTTLKLRYQEPIDEVNRDQICVQLAEQETAFHQMFQTAKDTPVSNDHNTDLEVVIFSSYTDYDNYAGTFFGISTDNGGMYLEGEPATPGNQARFIAHQATWLPTFQVWNLQHEYVHYLDGRFNLWGSFSDQADNSVWWSEGLAEYLSQPNNNSNALAAAANKTYALSELFQTTYANGNTERIYHWGYLATRFMMEQNRADIDNTLLPTFRAAKYVVSTAECAFDWGWKSKTEAIENNWYWAYDDSEWASGSWVWTCGQPNEEQPELPNFTPYQDIITTWGVNFDAQFNEWLDCIIAGNGECQAVENNPADIDGNQQVDSRDIAAFSRMLRQQGSLSLEYDFNQDGIVDRRDIRSMMSLCDQARCTIVQ comes from the coding sequence GTGAAAACTCCACAACAGATACTCTGTGCTGGTTTAGCTGTTAGCGCCTGTTTAAGTTATACAGCATTTGCTAATGAACAAATCACACCAAATATACTTTCTAAAACTTCAGCAAAGCCTTTGCTAACATCACATGCAGCAAAACAGTTACAAGATAGTAAACAACAAGATATCAGCCCCCCTAGGCAAATATCACCAAAACAATTCGAACTATTACTACAGACAAAACAAACACTAAACGATCATTATCGCTCTGATCCAAAAACGCTTAATCGCTCAATGCGCTCTCCGATTAAAGCAATGCAAAGTAGCGGTTGTACCAATGCCAATGAATTACAATCATTATCAGATGGTGCTCTAGTGAATGCCGTAGTTAATGGTGATTTAACTTCATGTCTTTATGGATTATTTGACGCTAACCTAGTTGGCACATCTGTATTCTCAGATCAAAGCTTACAAACCATTGCTGATGCCATAACAGATCTACTTTCTACTGGTTATGACGGAACTGACACCACAAAGGCTGCTCAATTAGAAAAATTAGTCATTTACTTACGTGCTATGTTCTGGGCTGAGTGGGGCACAAATAGAGTATTCGATAGTCAGTTTACCAATACGCTTGAGCAAGCATTTAACCTATACATTTCAGGTGAAAACTTTGTTAATTATAACGGCGAAGCAACCAGAGATTTTATGGTCAGATATGAGATGCTCATTTTATTACGTAGCTCTGGTACTAATAACCTACCCTATTTAACGCGATTAACAGAAAGCTTACTTGGCTATGCTTCAACCGTAAACCGTGCTGATGATTGGGGTGTTTATTATGAAGAAAATGGTGTTACCCAGATCTTGACACATTTATTTAATACCTCGAGTGAAGATGCCAGCGCATTAGAACAATTAGTACAAAATCAACCTGAGTTACTTACCAATTTATCTTCTTTTGTATTAAACGAAGGTCAATGGCTTGTTGGTCACACACGGGAATATCAATGGGGTGATAGTGTTAATGAACTCGCCCGCTTTTTAAAATTTGGCGGCACGATTGCCGATACCGTTAGACCCGCCATTATCACCATACTAAATAACTACGATTACCAAGGCGCGGGTAGTATGGGTTGGTTAAAGGCACAAACGGCTGTGATAGCATATGATTCACAGAACTGTGATCTCTATGGCAATGCCTGTAGCTTCGATTTAGAAGCAACGATTTTATCTGGCAGCCACACCTGTAGCACAACCCTGAAGCTTCGTTATCAAGAACCTATTGATGAAGTAAACCGCGATCAAATTTGTGTGCAACTTGCCGAACAAGAAACAGCTTTTCATCAAATGTTTCAAACGGCTAAAGATACACCAGTAAGCAATGATCATAATACTGATTTAGAAGTTGTTATTTTTAGTTCATACACTGATTATGACAATTACGCAGGAACCTTCTTCGGAATCAGTACTGATAATGGCGGTATGTATTTAGAAGGTGAGCCTGCTACGCCAGGTAATCAAGCACGCTTTATTGCCCACCAAGCAACCTGGCTACCAACGTTTCAAGTGTGGAATTTACAACATGAATACGTGCATTACCTTGATGGAAGGTTCAACCTGTGGGGCAGCTTTTCAGATCAAGCTGATAACAGTGTTTGGTGGAGTGAAGGGTTAGCTGAGTATCTTTCTCAACCTAACAACAACAGCAATGCACTAGCCGCTGCTGCAAATAAAACCTACGCGTTAAGTGAGCTATTTCAAACCACTTATGCCAATGGCAATACTGAGAGAATTTATCATTGGGGCTATTTAGCAACACGCTTTATGATGGAACAAAATCGTGCTGATATTGATAACACATTGTTACCTACGTTTCGTGCAGCCAAATATGTAGTTTCAACTGCTGAATGTGCATTTGATTGGGGTTGGAAATCGAAAACAGAAGCCATCGAAAATAATTGGTACTGGGCCTATGACGACAGTGAATGGGCAAGCGGCAGTTGGGTTTGGACTTGCGGCCAACCAAATGAAGAACAACCTGAGCTACCTAACTTCACACCTTATCAAGACATTATTACCACTTGGGGCGTTAATTTCGATGCACAATTTAACGAGTGGTTAGACTGTATTATTGCTGGCAATGGCGAATGCCAAGCCGTAGAAAATAACCCTGCTGATATCGACGGAAATCAACAAGTGGACAGCCGAGATATTGCAGCTTTCAGTCGTATGTTGCGCCAACAAGGCAGTTTATCACTTGAATATGACTTTAACCAAGACGGTATCGTTGATAGACGAGACATTCGCAGCATGATGTCATTATGTGACCAAGCTCGCTGTACAATTGTCCAATAA
- a CDS encoding cohesin domain-containing protein: MKSFIISLLTLFTLNCHATLIELKLDQTSYQQGDTVTATIVAKNFPYTLGGFAGEMNFDDNALALTSWQFGQGFDDGFGSYSHADDSIDGSLYLEDYADLFADEPTITAIQGNEFVLATIAFTAVGSGQQTLSLLNGFEVLSFDNTMLDQLQGMAITFDVTSVPTPASIALFSLALLLLHRVKR; this comes from the coding sequence ATGAAATCATTTATTATTAGCTTGCTTACGCTCTTCACGTTAAATTGCCACGCAACCCTTATAGAACTTAAATTAGATCAAACATCGTATCAACAAGGTGATACCGTCACCGCAACGATTGTCGCTAAAAACTTTCCTTATACCTTAGGCGGGTTTGCAGGAGAAATGAACTTTGATGACAATGCATTAGCGTTAACAAGTTGGCAATTTGGTCAAGGCTTTGATGATGGCTTCGGCAGCTACTCTCATGCTGATGACAGTATAGATGGTTCACTTTATCTTGAAGATTATGCTGATTTATTTGCAGATGAACCCACCATCACAGCCATACAAGGTAATGAATTTGTACTTGCTACTATCGCATTCACAGCAGTAGGTTCAGGCCAACAAACTTTGTCATTGCTTAATGGTTTTGAAGTACTTAGTTTTGATAATACGATGTTAGATCAACTACAAGGCATGGCTATTACTTTTGATGTTACTTCGGTACCAACGCCCGCAAGTATTGCCCTGTTTAGTTTAGCACTGCTATTACTTCACAGAGTTAAACGTTAA
- the ppc gene encoding phosphoenolpyruvate carboxylase, with amino-acid sequence MLETISNNVRKLGEALGQTIANDKGQQWVDDIEAIRHLSKEVSNGNEQALTELQEKFRGYDADELIVHARAFSQFLNLANIAEQQYTASDKGLAELDLPHPLDDLKEKLSDKPAHIIEKAISQLEIELVLTAHPTEVNRRTFIHKYHEIAQALDNNENELGERINELIEQAWHTQEIRNNRPSPLDESRWGLNTISDSLWHAVPDFVRELDQFSQEKVGKPLPETCVPLTMASWMAGDRDGNPFVTAKLSEQAILQARLMAAQLYLQDFETLYLELSMGKATPDLIENDVNELGPYRQALKPVIEKLQHSVSLLESNNTDGAIASSNELYLPLKQCRDSLLAVGLTRIANSHIIDLMRKVQCFGISLVKLDVRQHSERHDTALAEILTSLGLGDYLQWSEEEKIHFLLTEINNPRPLIPNKAWSQETQEVLDTFDFIAKQPREVMGIYIISMASKVSDVLLVNLFLKTANVSWQMPIAPLFETLDDLNNAPKVMDELLTIDAYKSRCDNKHFVMIGYSDSAKDAGVLAAAWGQYHSQEALVNVFKNHDTVLKLFHGRGGTIGRGGGPAHAAIASQPPGTLEGGLRVTEQGETIRYKFGLPSLAVRSLHLYASAILDSLITPPLTPSDEWRELMGKLATESCDIYRHYVQEEPDFVRYFRQATPEQELASLPLGSRPSKRKVDGGIESLRAIPWIFAWSQNRLVLPSWLGLGQTLANANEKDAKTIQTMLTEWRYFRARLSLIEMVYLKSEPQISALYDKALVEPELQNIGETLRSQLAKDKQTVLSLLSQEHIMESDPWNLNSFKLRQPYLLPLHLMQIEVLSRLRQSPDKIKNEQVLTVTMAGIATGLRNTG; translated from the coding sequence ATGCTAGAAACAATTTCCAATAACGTTAGAAAACTAGGGGAAGCGCTCGGCCAAACCATCGCTAATGATAAAGGGCAGCAATGGGTTGATGACATTGAAGCTATTCGCCATCTATCAAAAGAAGTGTCTAACGGCAATGAACAAGCGTTAACCGAACTACAAGAAAAGTTTCGCGGGTATGACGCTGATGAACTTATTGTACATGCAAGAGCATTTAGTCAATTTCTTAACTTAGCTAATATTGCAGAGCAACAATACACCGCAAGTGACAAAGGCCTCGCAGAGCTCGACTTGCCACACCCACTCGACGACTTAAAAGAAAAGTTGAGCGATAAACCAGCACATATTATTGAAAAAGCAATTTCACAATTAGAAATTGAATTGGTGTTAACAGCTCACCCTACCGAAGTTAACCGTCGTACTTTTATTCATAAATATCATGAAATTGCTCAAGCACTCGACAATAATGAGAATGAACTAGGTGAACGCATTAATGAACTGATTGAACAAGCTTGGCATACACAAGAAATACGTAATAACCGCCCTTCTCCATTAGATGAATCGCGCTGGGGATTGAACACCATCAGCGATAGTTTGTGGCATGCTGTTCCTGATTTTGTTCGTGAACTAGACCAATTTAGCCAAGAAAAAGTAGGCAAGCCGTTACCTGAAACATGCGTGCCTTTAACGATGGCTAGCTGGATGGCAGGTGATCGTGACGGCAACCCGTTTGTTACCGCAAAATTAAGTGAGCAAGCTATTCTACAGGCAAGGTTAATGGCTGCTCAATTATACCTACAAGATTTTGAAACCTTATATTTAGAACTTTCTATGGGGAAAGCAACACCTGATTTAATTGAAAATGATGTCAATGAGTTAGGCCCATACCGACAAGCATTGAAACCTGTGATTGAAAAGTTACAGCACTCAGTATCGTTATTAGAGTCAAACAATACCGATGGTGCGATCGCAAGTTCTAATGAATTATATTTACCATTAAAACAGTGCCGAGACAGCTTATTAGCCGTTGGTTTAACACGCATAGCGAATTCTCATATCATCGATTTAATGCGAAAAGTTCAATGCTTTGGCATTTCATTAGTAAAACTTGATGTCAGACAACACAGTGAGCGTCATGATACGGCATTAGCAGAAATTCTAACGTCATTAGGTTTGGGTGATTATCTTCAATGGTCTGAAGAAGAAAAAATTCACTTTTTGTTGACTGAAATTAATAACCCAAGACCTTTGATCCCCAATAAGGCGTGGAGCCAAGAAACACAGGAAGTACTCGACACTTTTGACTTTATCGCTAAACAACCTAGGGAAGTGATGGGAATTTACATCATTTCTATGGCGAGTAAAGTCAGCGACGTTTTATTAGTAAACTTATTCTTAAAAACTGCCAATGTTTCTTGGCAAATGCCGATTGCTCCTTTATTTGAAACGTTGGATGATTTGAATAATGCGCCTAAAGTTATGGATGAATTATTAACAATAGATGCATACAAAAGTCGCTGTGATAACAAACACTTTGTTATGATTGGTTACAGTGATTCAGCTAAAGATGCAGGTGTATTGGCTGCCGCTTGGGGTCAATATCATTCTCAAGAAGCTTTAGTTAATGTGTTTAAAAACCATGACACCGTACTTAAATTATTTCATGGTCGAGGTGGTACAATTGGTCGTGGTGGCGGTCCAGCTCATGCCGCTATTGCCTCACAACCGCCAGGCACCTTAGAGGGCGGCTTACGTGTTACCGAACAAGGTGAAACAATTCGCTATAAATTTGGCTTACCTAGTCTCGCTGTCAGAAGCCTTCATTTATATGCCAGCGCAATACTTGATAGCTTAATTACACCGCCATTAACACCGAGCGATGAATGGCGAGAATTAATGGGTAAACTTGCCACAGAAAGTTGTGATATTTATCGTCATTACGTGCAAGAAGAGCCAGATTTTGTACGTTATTTTCGTCAAGCAACCCCTGAACAAGAACTTGCGTCACTTCCTTTAGGCTCTCGACCTAGTAAAAGAAAGGTTGATGGTGGTATAGAATCGCTTAGAGCGATTCCTTGGATCTTTGCTTGGAGTCAGAACCGACTAGTGTTGCCAAGTTGGCTAGGTTTAGGTCAAACACTCGCCAATGCAAATGAAAAAGACGCAAAAACCATTCAAACCATGTTAACCGAATGGCGTTATTTCAGAGCTCGGTTATCACTGATTGAAATGGTGTATTTAAAATCCGAGCCTCAAATTTCAGCGTTATATGATAAAGCACTTGTCGAACCTGAATTGCAAAATATTGGTGAAACATTAAGATCTCAGTTAGCCAAAGATAAACAAACAGTTTTATCATTATTGTCGCAAGAACACATCATGGAATCTGACCCATGGAATTTGAATTCATTCAAACTCCGTCAGCCATATTTATTACCGCTTCATTTGATGCAAATTGAAGTGTTATCACGCTTACGACAATCACCTGACAAAATAAAAAATGAACAAGTGTTAACCGTGACCATGGCAGGTATTGCTACGGGCTTACGAAATACGGGTTAA
- a CDS encoding serine hydrolase domain-containing protein yields MWFKTFTVILLIFSSPDLFASGLQSLNQHFYSIVKKELTQQSVPGAAYTVVKGNNVIVTETFGFTDKKKSQKITPNTVFRLASVSKPFAATLVNMLADEQKLSLTDPVTKYVPHFSLATPEAADKITLHHILSHSTGLMPNAYDNLLHENWSIEKIIGRFDRVTPICEPEKCYGYQNIAYGMLQPVIESTTNTSYKKLLNQRIFEPLAMKNASVGIDVYHTKSNTAKPHVLRKRVNTKKYDSRGKVIKRNIWRTVKVTPDYYKVATAAGVNASISDMSQWLIANLGHAPEILPDSIITKVTTPRIKTKKDLRRLYWREHLEDAHYGYGWRIYQFDQIKLIYHSGWVSGFRADIAYSPELDLGFAMLMNAESNSINKLSTTFWSLVYDHFFPDVIAN; encoded by the coding sequence ATGTGGTTTAAAACGTTCACGGTCATTTTACTTATTTTTTCATCGCCCGACCTATTCGCGAGTGGGTTACAGTCACTGAATCAACATTTTTATAGCATAGTAAAAAAAGAGTTAACGCAACAGAGTGTGCCTGGTGCTGCTTATACTGTTGTAAAAGGTAACAACGTTATTGTTACTGAAACCTTTGGCTTTACAGACAAAAAAAAATCACAAAAAATAACGCCTAACACAGTCTTTCGCCTTGCATCTGTGTCAAAACCTTTTGCCGCTACATTGGTTAATATGCTTGCCGACGAACAAAAGCTAAGCTTAACTGACCCAGTAACCAAGTATGTTCCGCACTTTAGCTTAGCGACGCCAGAAGCTGCTGATAAAATCACTCTGCATCATATACTTAGCCATTCAACCGGTCTAATGCCCAATGCTTATGACAACCTACTTCATGAAAATTGGAGTATCGAAAAAATTATCGGACGCTTCGACCGCGTAACCCCTATCTGTGAGCCAGAGAAATGTTACGGTTATCAAAATATTGCCTATGGCATGTTGCAACCGGTGATCGAATCTACCACTAACACTTCTTATAAAAAATTATTAAATCAGCGTATTTTCGAACCACTAGCGATGAAAAATGCTTCTGTAGGTATTGATGTCTACCATACAAAATCAAATACGGCAAAACCACATGTATTAAGAAAGCGTGTGAACACTAAAAAATATGATAGTCGCGGCAAAGTGATAAAACGAAACATTTGGCGTACAGTAAAAGTAACACCCGATTATTACAAAGTTGCTACCGCAGCGGGCGTTAACGCCAGTATTTCTGATATGTCGCAGTGGTTAATAGCCAATTTAGGCCATGCACCTGAAATATTGCCTGACTCGATTATTACTAAAGTGACCACCCCACGCATCAAAACAAAGAAAGACTTACGACGCCTTTATTGGCGAGAGCACCTTGAAGATGCTCACTATGGCTATGGCTGGCGTATTTATCAATTTGATCAAATAAAGCTTATTTATCATTCTGGCTGGGTATCTGGCTTTAGAGCCGATATTGCTTACTCTCCTGAACTCGATCTTGGCTTTGCCATGTTAATGAATGCTGAAAGTAATAGTATTAATAAGCTTTCCACGACATTTTGGTCTTTGGTGTATGATCACTTTTTTCCTGATGTTATCGCTAACTAG
- a CDS encoding acyl-CoA thioesterase codes for MLIEQLFKPFDKQQAQYEITVPKNWSQGRTIYGGLSAALSYQAAENLIDDDRLVRSFHCNFIGPLMPEQPVHISAEILRSGKNVTQIVAKVSQNGQVGVMSQVCFGVDRDSAILQVATDRHNMPAPKKPKFIPLIPKVVPKFVQHFDYTFHKGDLSVTKSQDPVLHGWTKFSTAPKQMKIAHLIALMDALPPTMLQMIRLPVPASTMSWNVEFINPELILQGNQWVASQTEAHHIRNGYGHEQAKFWHENGQLLAISKQVVAVFG; via the coding sequence ATGTTAATTGAACAGCTGTTTAAACCTTTTGACAAACAACAGGCACAATATGAAATCACCGTTCCTAAAAATTGGTCTCAAGGACGTACCATTTATGGCGGCCTTTCAGCCGCATTGAGCTACCAAGCAGCTGAGAACCTTATTGACGATGATAGATTAGTCCGCTCTTTCCATTGTAATTTTATTGGTCCATTAATGCCTGAACAACCCGTTCACATTAGCGCAGAAATTTTACGCTCAGGGAAAAATGTCACTCAAATCGTTGCAAAAGTAAGCCAAAATGGCCAGGTCGGTGTAATGTCTCAGGTATGCTTCGGAGTCGACCGTGACTCTGCGATACTGCAAGTGGCGACCGATCGCCACAACATGCCAGCACCGAAAAAGCCTAAATTTATTCCTCTTATTCCCAAAGTTGTGCCTAAATTTGTTCAACACTTTGATTATACCTTTCATAAAGGTGATTTATCGGTAACCAAAAGCCAAGATCCTGTTTTACATGGCTGGACAAAGTTTTCGACAGCACCCAAGCAAATGAAAATTGCACATTTGATTGCATTAATGGATGCCCTTCCACCCACTATGTTACAAATGATCCGTTTACCTGTTCCTGCAAGCACCATGAGTTGGAATGTAGAATTTATAAATCCAGAGTTAATACTTCAGGGTAATCAATGGGTGGCTAGTCAAACAGAAGCGCACCATATTCGAAATGGTTATGGACATGAACAAGCAAAATTTTGGCATGAAAACGGCCAATTACTCGCCATATCAAAACAAGTGGTAGCAGTATTTGGTTAG
- a CDS encoding dTDP-4-dehydrorhamnose reductase family protein, with translation MTKIMITGATGLLGRELVNTLSEHHDIIATGFSRAKPPIASLDLQDQQAVANFIETHQPNVIIHAAAERKPDVCETNHEATLNLNVAASQHLAECCLQHNIRFIFISTDYVFDGDHAPYQENATPRPLNFYGQSKHQAEKAVLSVSEQHTIIRVPVLYGEVQTLAESAITVIAEQVIASSETEHDHWAIRYPTHVQDIALTISDLIALASSQCHGIFHVSDTTKLTKFNIAEIIKTQFSLDDKTLTPLSAPSETASRPFNCALKDTRLHALGIHHTRDFTAAISKAIAPHIRVC, from the coding sequence ATGACGAAAATTATGATCACAGGTGCAACAGGCTTACTGGGCCGAGAACTTGTTAATACTTTATCTGAACATCACGACATTATCGCTACTGGGTTTTCTCGTGCTAAACCGCCAATAGCTTCACTCGATTTACAAGATCAACAAGCGGTTGCCAACTTTATCGAAACTCACCAACCAAACGTTATTATTCATGCGGCGGCAGAACGTAAGCCTGATGTATGCGAAACAAATCATGAGGCAACCTTAAACTTAAACGTTGCAGCATCTCAACATTTAGCCGAGTGTTGTTTACAGCATAATATTCGCTTTATTTTTATCAGTACTGATTATGTCTTTGATGGTGATCATGCCCCTTACCAAGAAAATGCCACGCCTCGTCCACTTAACTTTTATGGCCAAAGTAAACACCAAGCAGAAAAAGCCGTTTTATCAGTAAGTGAACAACACACAATTATTCGCGTACCTGTTTTATACGGCGAAGTGCAAACGTTAGCCGAGTCAGCTATTACAGTGATTGCCGAGCAAGTTATAGCATCATCAGAAACTGAACATGACCACTGGGCCATTCGTTATCCAACGCACGTTCAAGATATTGCACTTACGATTAGCGATTTAATTGCCCTAGCTTCATCGCAATGTCATGGAATATTTCATGTTAGTGATACCACAAAATTAACCAAATTTAATATTGCTGAAATAATCAAAACACAGTTTTCTCTAGATGATAAAACATTAACCCCTTTATCTGCGCCATCAGAAACAGCAAGCAGGCCGTTTAATTGTGCGCTAAAAGACACGCGTTTACATGCATTAGGTATTCATCATACACGTGATTTTACCGCAGCAATATCGAAGGCTATCGCACCGCATATTAGGGTCTGTTGA
- a CDS encoding LysR family transcriptional regulator: MDIRVFKTFISVAENKHFGRAAENLYITQAAVSARIKQLEEFYGTQLLIRDKNNLRLTQSGEVLLSHAQLMVQQMAQSKVALSIADQQKVAFNVAATPNVWDAFFSSRILDALALFEHVSLSTEISVREAIQRKIDEHTVDVGLLTDPIKDDDFINELIGYFDLSLVGSRSRFNSEEDDYIYVDWGITFNKEHALHHKLVPTFKTSTAMMALEVMLSKGGFGYLPTELTLEFVKDGHLFEVQSPLQITRPIYMVYKKNHYHQQLIDDWKTLFNQSRADAIRNRSC; this comes from the coding sequence ATGGATATTCGTGTATTTAAAACCTTTATTTCAGTAGCTGAAAATAAGCATTTTGGCCGAGCAGCAGAAAACCTATATATTACACAAGCAGCGGTAAGTGCGAGGATCAAACAACTAGAGGAGTTTTATGGTACACAGCTGCTGATCAGAGATAAAAATAATTTAAGACTTACGCAATCTGGCGAAGTGCTGTTGTCTCACGCGCAATTAATGGTACAACAAATGGCCCAGTCAAAGGTGGCATTATCGATTGCTGATCAGCAAAAGGTTGCATTTAACGTTGCTGCAACACCTAATGTTTGGGATGCGTTTTTTAGTTCACGTATTCTTGATGCTTTAGCATTATTTGAACACGTTTCGCTGAGTACAGAAATTTCAGTACGAGAAGCAATACAACGGAAAATTGACGAACATACAGTTGATGTTGGTTTACTTACGGATCCAATAAAAGACGATGATTTCATCAATGAATTAATTGGCTATTTTGATTTATCACTTGTGGGAAGTCGCAGTCGTTTTAATTCGGAAGAAGATGATTATATTTACGTTGACTGGGGCATTACTTTCAATAAAGAACATGCTTTACATCATAAGCTAGTGCCAACGTTTAAAACGTCAACAGCAATGATGGCATTAGAAGTGATGTTATCAAAAGGGGGATTTGGTTATTTACCGACCGAATTAACCCTTGAGTTTGTTAAAGACGGACATTTATTTGAAGTACAATCCCCCCTCCAAATAACCAGACCAATTTACATGGTGTATAAAAAGAATCATTACCACCAACAGCTAATTGACGACTGGAAAACCTTGTTTAATCAATCAAGGGCTGATGCTATACGTAATCGGTCGTGCTAG
- the maoP gene encoding DUF413 domain-containing protein, with protein sequence MNTTIRKGKVPFYGDHVFTHGISRSGFFNKRESEELLMYGHTLSALANGTLTPENADEHLFIEQVSSTELATCYLAKLWQKYLASVMKSKMHHGFAKSSARSTFSQSNDLEFA encoded by the coding sequence ATGAATACCACGATTAGAAAAGGTAAAGTACCATTTTATGGCGATCATGTGTTTACACATGGTATTTCTCGTAGCGGCTTTTTTAATAAACGAGAATCAGAAGAGTTACTCATGTACGGACATACGCTTTCGGCATTAGCTAACGGCACTTTAACGCCTGAAAACGCAGACGAACACTTGTTTATTGAACAAGTATCATCTACCGAACTTGCGACATGTTATTTAGCAAAATTATGGCAAAAATACTTAGCTTCTGTCATGAAAAGTAAGATGCATCACGGTTTTGCTAAAAGCAGTGCACGAAGCACTTTCTCACAAAGTAATGACTTAGAATTTGCTTAA
- a CDS encoding response regulator, protein MKSGRDIHILIVDDVSDNIQVAMNVLKEESYTFSFALDGQEALNLIQHTDFDLVLLDIMMPHVNGFDVCKAIKSQPNKKDIPVIFLTAKADVDAISTGFDVGGVDYITKPFHANELLSRVKTHVELSTARKALQKHSEEVANKAKLQAERLVLEIEEHQCEMIYILMEVMESTSDETGQHIRRVAETCRLLAQHVSYLSDTDVNTVFLASPMHDIGKIAIPKDILHKPGKLTTDEMTIMKTHAEKGYELLKNSKRRLTTAAAIIARDHHEKWDGSGYPRGLSGEQIHIYGRIVALADVFDALTHKRQYKNAWTVEDAVNYIKDNKGVHFDPMLVDIFVEHLPEFLEIMH, encoded by the coding sequence GTGAAAAGTGGACGCGATATACACATTCTGATCGTTGATGATGTATCAGACAACATTCAAGTTGCCATGAATGTACTCAAAGAAGAAAGCTACACCTTCTCATTTGCCTTAGACGGGCAAGAAGCACTTAACTTAATACAACACACCGATTTTGATTTGGTTCTTTTAGACATTATGATGCCTCATGTTAATGGCTTTGATGTTTGTAAAGCAATCAAAAGCCAGCCGAATAAAAAAGATATACCGGTAATATTCTTAACAGCCAAGGCTGATGTTGACGCCATATCAACAGGCTTTGATGTGGGGGGGGTTGACTACATTACCAAGCCATTTCATGCGAATGAACTGCTTTCACGGGTAAAAACACATGTAGAACTGTCCACTGCACGAAAAGCATTACAGAAACACTCAGAAGAGGTTGCCAACAAAGCTAAATTACAAGCGGAACGACTCGTACTTGAAATTGAAGAACACCAGTGTGAAATGATTTACATTTTAATGGAAGTCATGGAGTCAACTTCTGATGAAACCGGACAACATATTCGCCGCGTTGCTGAAACTTGTCGGTTGCTCGCTCAACATGTGAGCTACCTTAGTGACACAGACGTAAATACAGTATTTCTTGCATCACCAATGCATGATATTGGTAAAATAGCCATTCCTAAAGACATTTTACATAAACCAGGTAAGTTAACCACTGATGAAATGACGATAATGAAAACCCATGCTGAAAAAGGGTATGAATTATTGAAAAACTCAAAACGACGTTTAACAACAGCCGCCGCAATCATTGCTCGTGATCACCATGAAAAATGGGATGGTTCTGGCTACCCAAGAGGATTATCAGGGGAGCAAATTCATATTTATGGTCGCATAGTCGCACTTGCTGATGTATTTGATGCTTTAACGCATAAACGTCAATACAAGAATGCCTGGACCGTTGAGGATGCCGTAAACTATATAAAAGACAATAAAGGGGTGCATTTTGACCCCATGTTAGTAGATATTTTTGTTGAACACTTACCTGAATTTCTTGAAATAATGCACTAA